From one Gracilibacillus salinarum genomic stretch:
- a CDS encoding helix-turn-helix domain-containing protein gives MAIIVNIDVMLAKRKMSVTELSERVGITMANLSILKNGKAKAIRISTLDAICKALDCQPGDLLEYREDE, from the coding sequence ATGGCGATTATCGTAAATATAGATGTAATGCTGGCTAAAAGGAAGATGAGTGTAACCGAGCTGTCAGAACGGGTCGGAATAACGATGGCGAATCTGTCTATTTTGAAAAATGGTAAAGCAAAGGCGATACGAATCTCGACGTTAGATGCGATATGTAAAGCGTTGGATTGTCAGCCTGGGGATTTGTTGGAATATAGAGAGGACGAATAG
- a CDS encoding DUF2975 domain-containing protein, producing MKKGSTIFLKLAVILMGVPVLALCIFLVPKIGDFAAELYPDFTIIKYLVMFVFYASAIPFYYALYQAFRLLSYIDRNHAFSTLSVTSLQHIKWSAITISGLFVIAMPLFYLVAERDDAPGVILVGMVLIFAAMVVAVFAAVLQRLLNEAIHIKSENDLTV from the coding sequence ATGAAAAAAGGATCTACCATTTTTCTAAAATTGGCTGTAATCCTGATGGGGGTTCCGGTTCTGGCTCTTTGTATATTTCTAGTTCCGAAAATTGGGGATTTCGCCGCAGAGCTGTATCCGGATTTTACTATCATAAAATATTTAGTCATGTTTGTTTTTTATGCGTCAGCTATTCCATTTTATTATGCGTTGTATCAGGCGTTTCGACTGTTGAGTTACATTGACAGAAATCATGCTTTTTCCACGTTGTCGGTTACGTCGTTACAACATATCAAATGGAGTGCGATTACGATTAGTGGTTTGTTCGTAATCGCAATGCCACTTTTTTATCTGGTGGCAGAAAGAGATGATGCACCAGGAGTGATCTTGGTGGGCATGGTACTTATATTTGCAGCGATGGTGGTAGCAGTCTTTGCTGCTGTTCTCCAACGATTGCTAAACGAAGCGATCCACATAAAATCTGAAAATGATTTAACGGTTTGA
- a CDS encoding amidohydrolase family protein, translating to MRIFDAHFHIIDDSFPIKENQGYLPPNYVVSDYQRETAALHVAGGAVVSGSFQEFDQEYLAHALNELGSSFCGVTQLPATVTDEEIIHLHNRGIRAIRFNIKRGGSATLSELNYLARRVYDVAGWHSELYIDAKDLPEIMPTIEQLPAISIDHLGLSEEGLPYLLQLADKGIHVKATGFGRVDLDVEHALKAIYQANPDALMFGTDLPSTRARRPFAISDITLIQRIFDEKAADKVLYTNALQWYGK from the coding sequence ATGCGAATTTTCGATGCACATTTTCATATTATTGATGATAGCTTTCCAATCAAGGAGAACCAGGGCTATTTGCCACCGAACTATGTAGTCTCCGATTATCAGAGGGAAACCGCAGCCTTGCATGTAGCGGGTGGAGCGGTTGTATCTGGCTCCTTCCAAGAATTTGATCAGGAATATCTGGCACATGCCTTGAATGAGTTGGGCTCCAGTTTTTGTGGTGTCACGCAATTACCTGCAACCGTGACAGACGAAGAAATCATCCACTTACATAACAGAGGAATCAGAGCCATACGTTTTAATATCAAACGAGGTGGTTCGGCGACGTTATCCGAGCTCAATTACTTGGCAAGAAGAGTATATGACGTAGCTGGCTGGCATAGTGAACTGTATATCGACGCGAAAGACTTACCCGAAATCATGCCAACAATTGAGCAGCTCCCTGCCATTTCTATTGACCATTTAGGCTTGTCTGAGGAAGGATTGCCCTATTTATTACAGCTCGCCGATAAAGGAATTCATGTCAAAGCAACAGGCTTCGGCCGTGTCGACCTCGATGTTGAACATGCGTTGAAAGCGATCTATCAAGCAAATCCTGACGCCCTTATGTTTGGCACAGATTTGCCATCGACAAGAGCAAGGAGACCATTTGCCATATCTGATATCACATTGATCCAGCGCATCTTTGATGAAAAAGCAGCCGATAAGGTTTTGTACACCAATGCTTTACAATGGTATGGCAAGTGA
- a CDS encoding DUF3951 domain-containing protein — MFSIAVIFILLVILVVSITIFKMVSGKRKPNNSYTPYDHITGQMDSEFRNEQKEEDDDE; from the coding sequence GTGTTTTCGATAGCAGTTATTTTTATCCTGTTAGTTATTTTAGTTGTCAGCATTACGATTTTTAAAATGGTTTCTGGAAAAAGGAAACCTAATAATAGCTATACACCATACGACCATATTACTGGCCAGATGGATAGCGAATTTCGTAACGAACAAAAGGAAGAAGATGATGATGAATGA